CTCGGTGCTCCTGGCGACGCTTCTGCTGGGCAGGGAGGGGCTCACCGTGATGCCTCTGGTGATCGTGTCGGTGGTGGTCGCGTACGTGGTCACTCTCCGGCTGACGCCCGCGCCGGTGGACCGGGACGGGGCACGGACCGGGGCCACCTAGAATCTCTTCCCTGATCAGGGATACGATCCCGAATATGGGAGATGTGATCGAGGAGCCGGACCCCCTGGGCGTCCGGCTCGCCGTGCGACTGGCGGACCTGCGCACCGAGCACGGCTGGTCCCTGGACGAGCTGGCCCGCCGCAGCGGGGTGAGCCGGTCGACGCTTTCGCGGCTGGAGCGCTGCGAGGTGAGCCCGACCGCCGCACTGCTCGGGCGGCTGTGCACGGTCTACGGCCGGACGATGTCCCGCCTCCTGATGGAGGTGGAGGCCGAGCCCCCGCCCCTGGTGCCCGCGGCGCGGCAGACGGTCTGGCGCGACGAGGCGGCCGGGTTCGTCCGGCGGTCGGTCTCGCCGCCGCATCCCGGGCTGCGCGCCGAGGTCGTCGAGTCCGTCCTCGAACCGGGTGCGTCGATCGCCTACGAGAACGCGCCGGTGCCCGGTGTCGAGCAGCACATCTGGGTAGGGGAAGGCACGGTGGAGGTGACGGTCGCCGAGGTGGCGCACACCGTGCGCACCGGGGACTGCCTCCGCTTCAGGCTGCACGGCCCGTCCCGCTTCCGCTGCGCGGGACCGGAGCGGGCCCGCTACGCCCTGGTGATCGTCCTGCCCTGACTCCGGCTCCGTGCCTCTTTCCGTTCCGCGCCCGTCGACCGTTCCACGCGAAAGGACCCCGCCCATGACCGAGATCGTCCACGTGTCCGCCCCCGAGCTGGTCACGTACGCCGACGACCTGGCCGGCCTGCTGGTCGAGACCGTCGAGGAGGGGTCCTCGGTGGGCTTCCTGGCCCCGTTGGACCGGGAGGCGGCCGCCATCTGGTGGCGGGAGCGGGCCGCCGCCGTGGAGGCCGGGAGCATCGGCATCTGGATCGCCCGCGAGGGCGGCCGGGTCTCCGGGACGATCGCCCTGGTCCGCGCGCCGCTGCCGAACGCCCGCCACCGCGCGGAGGTCGCCAAGCTGATGGTCCGCCCCTCCGCGCGCGGCCAGGGGCTCGGCGGAGCCCTGCTCGCGGCGGTGGAGGCGTACGCGGCGACCGAGGGCATCACGCTGCTGATCCTGGACACCGAGAGCGGCAGTCTGGCCGAGCAGGTCTACTGCGGGGCGGGGTGGACGAAGGTCGGGAGCGTGCCGGGATACGCGGCCGATCCGGCGGGCAGTCTCAAGCCGACGACCTTCTACTACAAGGAGCTCGCCGCTCCGT
This sequence is a window from Streptomyces parvus. Protein-coding genes within it:
- a CDS encoding helix-turn-helix domain-containing protein, translating into MGDVIEEPDPLGVRLAVRLADLRTEHGWSLDELARRSGVSRSTLSRLERCEVSPTAALLGRLCTVYGRTMSRLLMEVEAEPPPLVPAARQTVWRDEAAGFVRRSVSPPHPGLRAEVVESVLEPGASIAYENAPVPGVEQHIWVGEGTVEVTVAEVAHTVRTGDCLRFRLHGPSRFRCAGPERARYALVIVLP
- a CDS encoding GNAT family N-acetyltransferase translates to MTEIVHVSAPELVTYADDLAGLLVETVEEGSSVGFLAPLDREAAAIWWRERAAAVEAGSIGIWIAREGGRVSGTIALVRAPLPNARHRAEVAKLMVRPSARGQGLGGALLAAVEAYAATEGITLLILDTESGSLAEQVYCGAGWTKVGSVPGYAADPAGSLKPTTFYYKELAAP